From Nicotiana tabacum cultivar K326 chromosome 22, ASM71507v2, whole genome shotgun sequence, one genomic window encodes:
- the LOC107780055 gene encoding uncharacterized protein LOC107780055 encodes MDIKYTVKDGYVAIPIYNDMSVRLYMEMKKKNLDITEYPLCITLKNVYSSVECSYSSSYLGGNLLATTSAGNLLATTSVGLQCQNIEEVHGTNIVEMMDNHVKEDKIEILKGNCIIDNPQHEEIAEGWKYCYPIVVVGGTFLKSSHRGRLLTASAQDAAGKNFPLVYTVVDSESDASSEWFFEMFRQAFGERERMCVVSDRHASILRDASIVYPEVSHCVCIFHLWNNIKKQFKKNHDRLREVFFAMARAYKIEDFNCLMEDMDSIDKRVRGYLFQVGYAKWSIVHYTVNRSMVMTSNIAESLNARNKEARELPIMSLLDYMMNLVKPSTDYVYVVMDAEQRRNIVCMQIRECSCKRFQVDEIPCPHAMAVLDYTHMKAPKYCSAYYTKEYFKKTYEVPVNPLSDETTWYLPTEVLDNVVLPPIVKGKPRRPTKSRRKGLYEYLYTKTVTCGLCGKQGHNRKTCRNTQDN; translated from the exons ATGGATATAAAATATACAGTGAAGGATGGCTATGTAGCAATTCCAATATATAATGATATGAGTGTGCGCTTGTATATggagatgaaaaagaaaaacCTGGATATCACTGAATATCCATTATGCATAACATTGAAAAATGTATATTCAAGTGTTGAATGCTCATATTCAAGTTCATACTTGGGTGGCAACTTacttgcaacaacttcagctGGAAACTTACTCGCAACAACTTCAGTTGGTTTACAATGTCAGAACATAGAAGAAGTACATGGAACTAATATTGTTGAAATGATGGATAATCATGTAAAGGAAGACAAAATTGAGATATTGAAGGGAAATTGTATAATAGACAATCCACAACATGAAGAAATTGCAGAAG GATGGAAATACTGTTACCCTATCGTAGTGGTTGGTGGGACATTCCTCAAATCATCACACAGAGGAAGACTATTAACAGCTAGCGCACAAGATGCAGCAG GTAAAAATTTTCCACTAGTATACACTGTTGTAGATTCTGAAAGTGATGCTTCCTCGGAATGGTTTTTTGAAATGTTTAGACAGGCTTTTGGGGAAAGGGAAAGGATGTGCGTCGTATCGGATCGTCATGCAAGCATATTGAGGGATGCTTCGATTGTGTATCCAGAGGTATCTCACTGTGTATGCATTTTTCATCTTTGGAATAACATAAAGAAGCAGTTCAAGAAAAACCATGACCGGTTGAGGGAAGTATTTTTTGCAATGGCCAGAGCATACAAAATTGAAGATTTTAATTGCCTCATGGAAGATATGGACAGCATTGATAAGAGGGTAAGGGGTTACCTATTCCAAGTTGGTTATGCAAAGTGGTCTATAGTGCATTATACTGTTAATAGATCCATGGTGATGACTTCAAATATTGCCGAGTCACTCAATGCAAGGAACAAAGAGGCAAGAGAGCTACCAATCATGAGTTTGCTAGATTACATGATGAATTTG GTGAAGCCTTCAACCGATTATGTATATGTAGTAATGGATGCGGAACAAAGGCGGAACATAGTCTGCATGCAAATAAGGGAATGCTCGTGCAAACGATTTCAAGTAGATGAGATTCCTTGTCCACATGCTATGGCAGTATTGGACTATACACACATGAAAGCACCCAAATATTGTTCTGCCTATTACACCAAGGAATACTTCAAGAAGACATATGAAGTGCCAGTTAATCCACTTTCTGATGAAACTACATGGTACCTTCCAACAGAGGTGTTAGATAATGTGGTCCTACCACCGATAGTGAAGGGCAAACCAAGAAGACCGACGAAGTCACGACGCAAGGGACTTTATGAATATCTGTATACTAAAACTGTTACATGTGGACTGTGTGGAAAACAAGGACATAACAGAAAAACATGCAGGAATACTCAAGACAACTAA